A single genomic interval of Bradyrhizobium sp. sBnM-33 harbors:
- the galE gene encoding UDP-glucose 4-epimerase GalE — protein MTILITGGAGYIGGQTVLSFVDRGEIPVVLDDLSTGNRRAVPPNVPFYLGDVGDTELMLRIFEAHAIDSILHFAAKLVVPESMVDPLAYYLNNTVKTRALLEAAVTGKIRHFVFSSTAAVYGNPNSLTVNEQASPSPLSPYGMSKLMSEYILRDTAAAYDLNYVILRYFNVAGADPICRHGQSTSNATHLIKVAIETALGRQPHMKIFGNDYATPDGTCVRDYVHISDLANAHLIALDHLRRGGESQLLNCGYGRGYSVKEVIAAVRSITGVDFEVHQGPRRAGDPASLIANNDGLVRLGWKPELNDLPTIVSHALAWEKSCRV, from the coding sequence ATGACGATACTCATTACGGGCGGTGCTGGTTACATTGGTGGACAGACCGTCCTCAGCTTTGTCGATCGCGGTGAGATTCCCGTAGTCTTGGATGATCTTTCAACGGGTAATCGGCGTGCAGTCCCACCAAACGTTCCGTTTTATCTTGGCGATGTTGGAGACACCGAGTTGATGCTCCGCATTTTTGAGGCCCACGCCATCGACTCGATCCTACACTTTGCAGCAAAGCTCGTGGTGCCGGAGTCGATGGTCGATCCGCTTGCATACTATCTAAACAATACCGTTAAAACGCGGGCATTATTGGAGGCGGCAGTTACGGGAAAGATCAGGCATTTCGTTTTTTCATCGACAGCAGCGGTTTATGGCAATCCAAATTCTTTAACCGTGAATGAACAGGCCTCCCCTTCGCCGCTGTCACCCTATGGAATGTCAAAGCTGATGTCGGAATATATACTTCGAGACACAGCGGCCGCTTATGATCTAAATTATGTTATTCTGCGTTATTTCAATGTTGCAGGGGCTGACCCCATTTGTCGTCACGGCCAATCGACTTCCAATGCTACCCACCTAATTAAAGTAGCCATCGAAACAGCGCTAGGCCGACAGCCTCACATGAAAATCTTCGGGAATGATTATGCAACGCCCGATGGAACTTGCGTTCGAGATTATGTGCACATCTCTGACTTGGCAAATGCTCACTTGATTGCGCTCGATCACCTGCGTCGTGGCGGAGAGTCGCAACTCCTCAACTGCGGGTATGGCCGGGGTTATTCCGTTAAAGAAGTCATTGCCGCGGTTAGAAGTATAACCGGCGTTGACTTTGAAGTTCATCAAGGGCCGCGCCGGGCAGGTGACCCGGCGTCGCTCATTGCCAACAACGATGGGTTAGTACGGCTTGGATGGAAACCGGAGTTGAACGACCTTCCAACTATTGTATCGCACGCTCTGGCATGGGAAAAATCGTGTAGGGTCTGA
- a CDS encoding acyltransferase family protein, whose protein sequence is MDNWKQLNTVRLILASAVAVSHANYIFLLPLGYVAGFPVVQMIAKVAVLLFFVLSGFIIGRSLQFRRDGLLRFLARRSLRIFPPLVTSFAVVALLSAVLDLMLIDRSARPEAGLMTNAFEYNHRQFFGALVTFGLRGELASPANPALWSLTLELQCYLAIGLIAQLFVTTSAMLRMGTLFALALVTLRIFYGASHFWPYYSAFFAGSFMSLWINRLPKFLPSLSVDFSYSLFIMHFPIMLAFFFVFYTPTFPSTLTAILIGALASAVSVVVALASARWVESLRRLLPPISPKEIRTPDRSRSRGI, encoded by the coding sequence ATGGATAATTGGAAACAGCTAAATACCGTAAGGCTTATTCTCGCGAGCGCAGTCGCCGTATCGCATGCAAACTACATATTCCTGCTCCCGCTCGGATACGTGGCGGGGTTTCCTGTCGTACAGATGATTGCCAAAGTTGCCGTCCTTCTGTTCTTTGTTCTGTCAGGATTTATAATAGGCCGATCTCTACAATTCCGCCGAGATGGCCTGCTGCGGTTCTTAGCGCGGCGCTCTCTACGTATTTTTCCCCCGCTTGTTACTAGCTTTGCCGTAGTTGCGCTGTTGAGCGCGGTCCTTGACTTGATGCTGATCGACAGGTCGGCACGTCCTGAGGCGGGGTTGATGACCAACGCTTTCGAATACAACCATAGGCAGTTTTTTGGTGCTTTGGTTACGTTCGGTTTGCGAGGTGAGCTTGCATCGCCAGCTAATCCTGCACTTTGGTCATTAACGCTTGAACTTCAATGCTATCTGGCGATAGGCCTGATTGCGCAGCTTTTCGTAACCACCTCCGCAATGCTTCGAATGGGGACGTTGTTTGCACTCGCTTTGGTCACATTACGGATATTCTATGGGGCGAGCCACTTTTGGCCCTACTACTCGGCGTTTTTTGCTGGATCCTTTATGAGCCTTTGGATTAATCGCTTGCCAAAATTCTTGCCTTCTCTGAGCGTCGATTTCTCCTACAGTCTATTCATCATGCACTTTCCGATAATGTTGGCTTTTTTCTTCGTGTTCTATACGCCGACTTTTCCAAGCACGCTGACAGCTATCTTGATTGGGGCGCTTGCTTCGGCGGTCTCAGTTGTGGTCGCACTAGCGTCGGCTCGCTGGGTTGAAAGCCTGCGTCGGCTGTTACCGCCGATTTCGCCTAAGGAGATTCGAACTCCTGACAGAAGCCGTAGCAGAGGCATATGA
- a CDS encoding glycosyltransferase family 4 protein, producing the protein MTFRQRGFAEHKLCVVSHGILNSPRRMGEFQANDETQTLRNAAPLIITVAGMYVRKGIGDLIQAFGQIAGEFPSAGLLVVGWGPAQTQFEEQSKFVEGSSRIKFKGFVANPRVLLRQAAIFVLASHTESFPLAIAEAREAGCAVIGTMVGGVPELLEDGNAGLLIPPSDVEALATALRRLLRDPQELIRWQLAASANMGWLSCARMEKDTMDVYLSLLREMDANNVG; encoded by the coding sequence TTGACATTCCGTCAGCGCGGCTTTGCCGAGCATAAGTTGTGTGTTGTGTCGCACGGCATATTGAACTCGCCTCGCCGCATGGGCGAATTTCAAGCCAACGACGAAACGCAAACACTGCGAAATGCTGCGCCTCTCATTATTACCGTGGCGGGTATGTATGTGCGAAAAGGCATTGGCGACCTAATCCAGGCTTTTGGACAGATTGCCGGTGAGTTTCCGAGTGCAGGCCTACTCGTCGTTGGTTGGGGTCCAGCGCAAACACAATTCGAAGAACAAAGCAAATTTGTCGAAGGATCAAGCCGTATCAAATTCAAAGGCTTTGTCGCAAACCCCCGTGTGTTGCTGCGTCAAGCTGCCATTTTCGTCCTTGCATCCCACACAGAGTCGTTCCCTTTGGCGATAGCCGAAGCCCGTGAGGCGGGCTGTGCCGTTATCGGAACAATGGTAGGTGGAGTGCCTGAACTTCTCGAAGACGGCAATGCCGGCCTCTTAATTCCGCCGTCCGACGTAGAAGCATTGGCGACGGCGCTTCGGCGCTTACTTAGGGATCCACAAGAACTTATTCGCTGGCAGCTTGCTGCAAGCGCGAATATGGGCTGGCTGTCCTGTGCGCGGATGGAAAAGGATACGATGGACGTGTACCTCTCTTTGCTTCGTGAAATGGACGCAAATAATGTTGGCTAG
- a CDS encoding Fic family protein gives MASLDGHLTFAVKYEGLDLLILKALFQATGPEPIEALVKATPTGTYARRIWFLYEWLLGKTLDLPPAGKGAYAEVVDPDLQWTASGVTARRQRVKNNLPGTPSFCPMIFRTTALCEFTSRNLSERARAVIADVPADVLARTAAFLLLKDSRSSFEIEGEHPPQERIQRWGRAIGEAGRKPIDLDELLRLQRIVIGDDRFVPLGLRNEGGFVGDRDRESGMPMPDHISAKHEDLPSLIEGLVAFDRKAAQELDAVLAAAILAFGFVYIHPFMDGNGRLHRYLINHVLAERGFNPPGMAFPVSAAILDRIDDYRLTLESYSVRLLPFIKWEPTDKRNVRVLNETADYYRFFDATPHAELLYECVAKTIDSDLPAETKYLEAYDTFRRGVTEIVDMPDGTVDLLFRFLRHNEGILSKRSREKEFAKLTDDEVVKIEAGYAAAFPSQPE, from the coding sequence GTGGCCAGCCTCGACGGACACCTGACATTTGCTGTCAAGTATGAGGGGCTCGACCTGCTTATTCTGAAAGCTCTGTTCCAGGCGACGGGACCGGAGCCTATCGAGGCTCTAGTCAAGGCGACGCCGACGGGCACTTACGCCCGGCGGATCTGGTTTCTGTACGAGTGGCTGCTTGGCAAGACACTCGATCTGCCCCCGGCGGGGAAGGGCGCCTACGCAGAGGTCGTCGATCCCGATCTGCAATGGACGGCGTCGGGGGTAACGGCCAGACGTCAACGCGTAAAAAACAATCTGCCCGGCACCCCGTCATTTTGCCCCATGATCTTCCGCACGACTGCATTGTGCGAATTCACAAGCCGCAATCTGTCAGAACGCGCACGCGCGGTTATCGCCGACGTGCCCGCCGACGTGCTGGCGCGCACGGCCGCGTTTCTGCTGCTGAAAGACTCGCGTTCAAGCTTCGAGATCGAGGGTGAGCATCCGCCGCAGGAGCGCATACAGCGCTGGGGCAGAGCCATCGGCGAGGCAGGACGTAAGCCAATTGATCTCGATGAGTTGCTCCGCCTGCAACGTATCGTCATCGGCGATGATCGCTTCGTGCCACTCGGGCTGCGCAACGAGGGCGGGTTCGTCGGGGATCGAGATCGCGAATCGGGAATGCCTATGCCAGATCACATCAGCGCCAAACACGAAGATCTGCCGTCGTTGATCGAGGGGTTGGTCGCGTTCGATCGCAAGGCAGCGCAGGAGCTAGACGCCGTTCTCGCCGCTGCCATTCTTGCCTTCGGATTTGTCTACATCCACCCGTTTATGGATGGCAACGGCCGCTTGCACCGTTATCTAATCAATCATGTTTTGGCAGAGCGAGGCTTCAATCCGCCCGGCATGGCATTTCCGGTCTCTGCCGCCATCTTAGACCGTATCGACGATTACCGCCTCACGCTCGAAAGCTATTCCGTGCGATTGCTTCCGTTCATCAAATGGGAGCCGACGGACAAGCGAAATGTCCGCGTTCTCAACGAAACCGCGGATTATTATCGGTTCTTCGACGCTACGCCGCACGCCGAATTACTATACGAATGCGTGGCAAAGACGATCGATTCCGATCTTCCGGCTGAAACCAAGTATCTCGAAGCTTACGACACGTTCAGGCGCGGCGTGACCGAGATCGTCGACATGCCTGATGGCACGGTCGATCTGCTCTTTCGCTTCTTGCGGCACAACGAGGGCATTCTATCCAAACGTAGCAGGGAAAAGGAGTTCGCCAAACTGACCGACGATGAGGTCGTCAAGATCGAGGCGGGCTATGCCGCCGCCTTTCCGTCGCAGCCGGAATAG